The DNA region TAATTTGTGCAGCTCGCCCGGCAGGCCACCGGCCGCACAGACGAGGGTGACGGCGGGCCCGAAGGCGCGCTGCGCCGCCCCGATGACTTGCGCGTCGGATGGCAGGCGGTTGCCGCGCGGCGCCGCGAGCACCTTGGCGGCAGCCCGCGTCCATGCGGCCTTATGAGCGCCCGCAGCCTTGGTCCAGGCGCGCGGCGCCGTATGTCGGCCAAGGCCGGCGCTCAACGCCTCAAGGCCCGCCCGCGCATCGGCGACGAGCGGCACGGCGCCATGCTTGAAGGCATCGAAGCTCGCGACATTGAGCTGGACGATGCGCCGCTTCGGGTTCTTGAACAGCGCCCAGGATCCGGTGGTGAAATCCTGCAGCCTGGTGCCGACGGCGAGGATCAGGTCGGCCTCGGCTGCGAGCGCATTCGAGGCCGAAGTGCCGGTGACGCCGATCGAGCCCATGTTGAGCGGATGATCGTCGGGCAGGGCCGACTTGCCGGCCTGCGTCTCGGCGACCGGGATGCCATGGCGCGAAGCGAAGCTCGCCAACGCCTCCGAGGCTTGCGAATAGAGCACGCCGCCGCCCGCGATGATCAGGGGCTTCTTCGCCTCGCGCAGCAGGCTGAGCGCCTCGGCGAGCTCCTCGGCGTCGGGCGCGGGACGCCGCAAGTTCCAGACACGCCTGGCGAACAGGTTCTCCGGATAGTCATAGGCCTCGGCCTGCACATCCTGGCAGAGCGCCAAGGTCACCGGCCCGCATTCGGCCGGATCGGTCAGGACGGCCATCATGCGCTGCACCGCCGCGATCAGCTGCTCAGGACGCGTCAGCCGGTCGAAATAGCGCGAGACCGGCCGCAGGCAGTCATTGGCCGAGAGCAGCCCGTCGGCGAAATCCTCGACCTGCTGCAGCACCGGATCCGGGCGCCGGTTGGCGAAGACGTCGCCGGGCAACAGCAAGAGCGGCAGCCGGTTGACATGGGCGACCGCGGCCGCCGTGACGAGGTTCGTGGCGCCGGGGCCGATCGAGGTGGTGCAGGCCATCATGCGGCGGCGGAAGCTCGCTTTGGCAAAAGCGATCGCCGCATGCGCCATGGCCTGCTCGTTATGGGCCCGCAAGGTCGGCAGCTCACGGCGCAGCTGGTAGAGCGCCTCGCCCATGCCGGCGACGTTGCCATGACCGAAGATCGCCCAGACACCCGCAAAGATCGGCGTCTCGATCCCGTCGATGATGGTCTTCTGGGCGGTAAGGAAGCGCGTCAGCGCCTGCGCCATTGTGAGCCGAACGGTCTTCATCGTTGTGTCCTCATCAGAGTCGCATCATCTTGTTCCGAAAAGCGGAAGCCCACTTTTCGGGATGATGCTCAGGCAGCTTTGTGCAGGCTTGCGGCGCGGCGCCAAGCGTCGACCAGCGAACCGAAGCGCCGTGCCATATCGGCGATCGCGGCCTCATCGTCCATGCGACCCGCGAACCAATGCTCCGCGGCCTCGGCGAAAATGGTGCGGCCGACCGCGAAGCCCTTGACCAGCGGGCTCGATGCCGCCGCGTGAAACGCCTGCTCGAGTTCGTCATGCGTGGCGCCGAGCCCCAGCATGACGACGCCGCGGCAATAAGGATCATTGGCCGAGACCACGCGCTCGATCGCTGCCCAGGCGGCGCTCGCCTGCGGCTCGAGCTTCCACCAATCGGGCTTGATGCCGAGCTCGTAGAGCCGCGCCAGCACGGCGGCGACGCTCTCATCGCCGAGCGTGCCGTGCTGGCCTGCGATGATCTCGATCAGCAATTCGCGCCCGACGCTGCGTGCCGCGTCGTGCAGGCGCAGCAGCTCGCGCTCCTGGCGCGCCTTGAGATCAGCCTCGTCATCAGGATGGTAGAAGCACAGGCATTTGACGGTGTGATGCACCGGCCATTCGACAAGATGGCTGCCGAGATCGGGGAGCCCGTCGAAATCGAGCGGACGAGAGCCGGGCATCTCGACTGGGCGGCCGACCCAGAAAGGATGTCGTGCCGCCTCATACAGAGCTTTCGTGCCATAGGTCGAATCGAGGAGCAGGCCGAAGCCCTCGCGACCCAAATCCTTGCCCCTTTCGGCAACACGAGAGGCAGCCTCGACGGCGAGCAGCTTGAACTCGGCGATGCGCTCGCGCGACGCATCACTGCGATCGGCGAGCTCCTCGAATTGCGAACGGTGATCGATCGCGAGCGCCATCAAGGTCGGCGATTGCGCTCTCCGAGTCGTCGCCCAATGCACATGATTGAGGGCCGCATCCTTGCGCAATGCCCGGTGCCTCGAACCCTGCGTCAGGAAGAATTGCAGCTCCTCCCAGGTCGGAATTTCCGGCGAGCATAGGAGGCGCGACACAGCGAAGGCGCCGCAGGCATTGGCGAAGGTCGCGGCCGTCTCGTAGCTCTCGCCCCTCAGCCAGCCGCGCAGGAAGCCGGACATGAAGGCATCGCCCGCGCCCAGCACGTTGTAGACCTCGATCGGGAAGCCTTTTCCGACGATGCCGTCATCGATCCTGGCCGGGATCGCCTCCGGAAACACCACGCAGCCCATCGGCCCGCGCTTCAGCACGATGACGCCCTTGGTGAGCGAGCGGATGGCCTTGAGGGCCGCGAGCGTATCCTCTTCGCCGGCCGCGATATGGATCTCCTCCTCGGTGCCCACGATGAGATCGCATCGCGGCAGGATGGCGCGCAGATGCGCCGAGACCGCCTCCGAGCGCACATAGCGCTCATCGCCCGCCGCATGGCCGGCGAGCCCCCAGAGATTGGGGCGGTAATCGATGTCGAAAACGATCCTGCCCCCATGCTCGCGCATGAGGCGCATGGCCTTGCGCTGCGCCGCGTCGGTGTTGGGCTTGGCGAAATGCGTGCCGGTGACCACGACGGCGCGAGCGGAGGCGATGAAGGCTTCATCGATATCCGCCTCGTCGAGTGCCATGTCGGCGCAGTTGTCGCGATAGAACAGAAGCGGGAAGCTCGCATCATTCTCGACCGACAGGATCGCGAGCGCCGTGAGCCTCGCGGGGTCGACGCGGATGCCGTCGAGGGCCACGCCCTCGCGCCGCATCTGCTCGCGCACGAAGCGGCCGAGCTGCTCGTCGCCGACCCGGGTGATCAGGCCGGATCTGAGCCCGAGCCGCGCCGTGCCGATGGCGATATTGGCCGGACAGCCGCCGACCGATTTGGCGAAGGAGGCGATATCCTCGAGCCGCGAGCCGATCTGCTGTCCATAAAGATCGACCGAGCAACGCCCGATGGTGATCACGTCGAGCGGCTGCGGGGGCGAGGCTCCTTGCGACTCCTCAGCCACGGCCCGTCCCTAACATCTTCCTCACCGGCAAAAACGTCACTGGCAATAGCTTCCCCTTTCATTTCCGGCGGCCATGACGGCTGGCCGCGAGTCGATATTCTATACCGTGCCGCCCAATTCCTCCGACAGCTCCTGCAGCTCCTTGTCGCCGGCCATCAGCGTCTGGAGTGCGTCGAGCCTGATCTCGGATTTGGCGAAGGTGCCGAGCGTCTTGCCGCGGTTGAGCACCGTGAACCGATCCCCGACCGCATAGGCGTGGCGGACATTGTGCGTGATCAGGATCACGCCCAATCCCTTCTGGCGCAGCTGGCGGACGAATTTCAACACCATCGAGGTCTGGGCGACGCCGAGCGCCGAGGTCGGCTCGTCGAGGATGAGCAACTTGGCGCCGAAATGCACGGCGCGCGC from Rhizobiales bacterium GAS188 includes:
- a CDS encoding 5-dehydro-2-deoxygluconokinase — translated: MAEESQGASPPQPLDVITIGRCSVDLYGQQIGSRLEDIASFAKSVGGCPANIAIGTARLGLRSGLITRVGDEQLGRFVREQMRREGVALDGIRVDPARLTALAILSVENDASFPLLFYRDNCADMALDEADIDEAFIASARAVVVTGTHFAKPNTDAAQRKAMRLMREHGGRIVFDIDYRPNLWGLAGHAAGDERYVRSEAVSAHLRAILPRCDLIVGTEEEIHIAAGEEDTLAALKAIRSLTKGVIVLKRGPMGCVVFPEAIPARIDDGIVGKGFPIEVYNVLGAGDAFMSGFLRGWLRGESYETAATFANACGAFAVSRLLCSPEIPTWEELQFFLTQGSRHRALRKDAALNHVHWATTRRAQSPTLMALAIDHRSQFEELADRSDASRERIAEFKLLAVEAASRVAERGKDLGREGFGLLLDSTYGTKALYEAARHPFWVGRPVEMPGSRPLDFDGLPDLGSHLVEWPVHHTVKCLCFYHPDDEADLKARQERELLRLHDAARSVGRELLIEIIAGQHGTLGDESVAAVLARLYELGIKPDWWKLEPQASAAWAAIERVVSANDPYCRGVVMLGLGATHDELEQAFHAAASSPLVKGFAVGRTIFAEAAEHWFAGRMDDEAAIADMARRFGSLVDAWRRAASLHKAA
- a CDS encoding 3D-(3,5/4)-trihydroxycyclohexane-1,2-dione hydrolase, producing MKTVRLTMAQALTRFLTAQKTIIDGIETPIFAGVWAIFGHGNVAGMGEALYQLRRELPTLRAHNEQAMAHAAIAFAKASFRRRMMACTTSIGPGATNLVTAAAVAHVNRLPLLLLPGDVFANRRPDPVLQQVEDFADGLLSANDCLRPVSRYFDRLTRPEQLIAAVQRMMAVLTDPAECGPVTLALCQDVQAEAYDYPENLFARRVWNLRRPAPDAEELAEALSLLREAKKPLIIAGGGVLYSQASEALASFASRHGIPVAETQAGKSALPDDHPLNMGSIGVTGTSASNALAAEADLILAVGTRLQDFTTGSWALFKNPKRRIVQLNVASFDAFKHGAVPLVADARAGLEALSAGLGRHTAPRAWTKAAGAHKAAWTRAAAKVLAAPRGNRLPSDAQVIGAAQRAFGPAVTLVCAAGGLPGELHKLWKAGAPGSYHMEYGYSCMGYEIAGGLGVKLAKPDEEVLVMVGDGSYLMMNSEIATSVMLGKKLTLVVLDNRGFGCINRLQMATGGANFNNLLGDTQHETLPDIDFRAHAESLGAIAVKVSSIAELEQALAESKTHSRTSVVVIDTDPLITTQEGGAWWDVAVPEVSLRREVDAARKSYVKALAQQRVGD